A single Methylobacterium sp. 17Sr1-1 DNA region contains:
- a CDS encoding glycosyltransferase → MTFRVLVLDTAAQTHNSYIALAIVDALQRHPAVEWVGQADYGNAIDLFRRGGCDTLLALGGSGGDLAVLGRLCAMAARSVLWTTEDPYELEENRRVAAPFDLVFTNDLGVLPAYGANAHHLPLAASRLFHDLAPIRDDDAFLYDVCFVGTAWPNRVRTINRIIDGLDRPLRMKIGLPTNPHLPPVVLGDGSLVTNWRVPNPELARIANRSRITLSLERKFSSARADQASGTTPPPRLFENALAGAFQIALGGRAEATRYFTEREIAFCDSEDELLSAIARALDHPQERIAMAQAARERARAEHLYDHRVAAILSALTGVAAPAPAPAGRVEARKRLLLVTHNVAGHLPGGGVEVYQQELAEGATAFDVYTLYPRVVDGAAAYTLIAHRTGEQHLYGVPHAAGMETLHDAAHERVFEQILVENDIDLVHFQHLIGMPLSLPLIARACGVPSLYTLHDFYLVCSHFNLLDYRGGYCNIAGRSPTECDICLSAKGIPAGAQQRRRNFVARMIEAFDVLVANSPFTANYLRAIYPEVPAERIRIVEMLTPASHRNLRAAERAPVGTALRVAVPGNFTRPKGADTILRVLTALRDEPVEFHILGAVPDPDLDRHLRALALPRVTIRGGYAVQDLPRLMAGMDVSLHLSTWPETYMISLNEARDAGAVPLVSDLGAPAERVRDGIDGFKVSPDDAGHVCDILRSLSRDRERLTAMRDAASSCRSVSPAEHVAALSGIYRGLIAESPVRPPAAPLRPERDYILSLRACGLRTNTPSWVQEGSGWDAPPHRPAREAQAHTLWRTFPARFSHLARLEPGHDPVRLSIDAVQGDHQPAEWPRVVLRRALSLRGWAFVEGRGRPLDVILHLKGEAREIYAVSPPVARGDVRAHLAAPEAEASGFAFDLDLDLHDLHPGAYAVRLLQIYDGVVADLGPLGEIAVTRGAAQAGARDPARGEAPGAEPDPDPTRGAGQVRTVRGDGAITRADPGGASAPGGSLGLEGWAADRAGRRVLPDVALGLLRPGATPVWIRAARCRAPAALTAADPLLAFGGFRAQISPGFAPPGLYRVVVAQSDRRETLLHETGQAVLIRPDRVVGPCETAPVAEEPDHAPPEHRIALDEVETGPGDAPEGDRHLYLRGWAWVPALGGADRVALDLVGAQGALRAGLSRMRRDDVAAHLGVAEAAWAGFEALVPCGALPPGRYAARLRYGAGPDAVLLPLDLVLDLALPLAA, encoded by the coding sequence ATGACATTCCGCGTTCTCGTGCTGGACACCGCGGCGCAGACGCACAACTCCTACATCGCGCTGGCGATCGTCGACGCGTTGCAGCGACACCCGGCGGTCGAGTGGGTGGGCCAGGCCGATTACGGCAACGCCATCGACCTCTTCCGGCGCGGGGGCTGCGACACCCTCCTGGCGCTCGGCGGGTCCGGCGGCGACCTCGCGGTGCTCGGCCGCCTCTGCGCCATGGCGGCCCGCTCGGTGCTCTGGACCACGGAGGATCCCTACGAGCTCGAGGAGAACCGGCGCGTCGCCGCTCCCTTCGACCTCGTCTTCACCAACGATCTCGGCGTCCTGCCCGCCTACGGGGCGAACGCGCACCATCTCCCGCTCGCGGCGAGCCGGCTCTTCCACGACCTCGCCCCCATCCGCGACGACGACGCCTTCCTGTACGACGTCTGCTTCGTCGGCACCGCCTGGCCCAACCGGGTGCGGACGATCAACCGCATCATCGACGGGCTCGACCGGCCGCTGCGGATGAAGATCGGCCTGCCCACCAACCCGCACCTGCCGCCGGTCGTGCTCGGCGACGGATCGCTCGTCACCAACTGGCGGGTGCCGAATCCCGAGCTCGCCCGCATCGCCAACCGCAGCCGGATCACGCTGAGCCTGGAGCGCAAGTTCTCCTCCGCCCGGGCCGACCAGGCGAGCGGCACGACGCCGCCGCCGCGCCTGTTCGAGAACGCGCTCGCGGGAGCGTTCCAGATCGCGCTCGGCGGCCGGGCGGAGGCGACGCGCTACTTCACCGAGCGCGAGATCGCCTTCTGCGACAGCGAGGACGAGCTCCTGTCGGCGATCGCCCGGGCGCTCGACCACCCGCAGGAGCGCATCGCCATGGCGCAGGCCGCCCGCGAGCGGGCGCGGGCCGAGCACCTCTACGACCACCGCGTCGCCGCGATCCTCTCGGCGCTGACCGGCGTCGCCGCCCCGGCTCCCGCGCCCGCCGGCCGGGTGGAGGCCCGCAAGCGGCTTCTCCTCGTGACCCACAACGTGGCCGGGCATCTTCCCGGCGGCGGGGTCGAGGTCTACCAGCAGGAGCTCGCCGAGGGTGCGACGGCCTTCGACGTCTACACCCTGTATCCCCGGGTGGTCGACGGCGCCGCCGCCTACACGCTGATCGCCCACCGCACCGGCGAGCAGCACCTCTACGGCGTTCCCCACGCCGCCGGCATGGAGACCCTGCACGACGCCGCGCACGAGCGGGTCTTCGAGCAGATCCTGGTTGAGAACGACATCGACCTCGTGCATTTCCAGCACCTGATCGGCATGCCGCTCTCGCTGCCGCTGATCGCGCGGGCCTGCGGCGTCCCCTCGCTCTACACGTTGCACGATTTCTACCTCGTCTGCAGCCACTTCAACCTGCTCGACTACCGCGGCGGCTACTGCAACATCGCCGGGCGCTCGCCGACCGAGTGCGACATCTGCCTCTCGGCGAAGGGCATCCCGGCCGGCGCGCAGCAGCGCCGCCGCAACTTCGTCGCCCGGATGATCGAGGCCTTCGACGTCCTGGTCGCCAACTCGCCCTTCACGGCGAACTACCTGCGGGCGATCTACCCGGAGGTGCCGGCGGAGCGGATCAGGATCGTCGAGATGCTGACGCCCGCAAGCCACCGGAACCTCCGGGCTGCGGAGAGGGCCCCGGTCGGCACGGCCCTGCGGGTGGCGGTGCCGGGCAACTTCACCCGGCCGAAGGGGGCGGACACGATCCTGCGCGTCCTCACCGCCCTGCGCGACGAGCCGGTGGAGTTCCACATCCTCGGGGCGGTCCCCGATCCGGACCTCGACCGGCACCTGCGGGCGCTGGCCCTGCCGCGGGTGACCATCCGCGGCGGCTACGCGGTGCAGGACCTGCCGCGGCTGATGGCGGGGATGGACGTCTCGCTGCACCTGTCGACCTGGCCCGAGACCTACATGATCTCGCTCAACGAGGCCCGGGACGCCGGCGCGGTGCCGCTGGTCTCGGATCTCGGCGCACCGGCCGAGCGGGTGCGGGACGGCATCGACGGCTTCAAGGTCTCCCCCGACGATGCCGGGCACGTCTGCGACATCCTGCGCTCCTTGAGCCGCGACCGCGAGCGCCTGACGGCGATGCGCGACGCCGCCTCGTCCTGCCGCAGCGTGTCGCCCGCCGAGCACGTCGCCGCGCTCTCCGGCATCTATCGCGGGCTGATCGCCGAGAGTCCCGTCCGCCCGCCCGCGGCGCCGCTCCGCCCGGAGCGCGACTACATCCTGAGCCTGCGGGCCTGCGGCCTGCGCACCAACACCCCGTCCTGGGTCCAGGAGGGCAGCGGCTGGGACGCGCCGCCCCACCGTCCCGCCCGGGAGGCGCAGGCCCACACCCTGTGGCGCACCTTCCCGGCGCGCTTTTCCCATCTCGCGCGCCTGGAGCCGGGGCACGACCCGGTCCGCCTCAGCATCGACGCCGTGCAGGGCGACCACCAGCCGGCGGAATGGCCGCGGGTCGTGCTGCGCCGCGCCCTCTCGCTGCGGGGCTGGGCCTTCGTCGAGGGGCGCGGGCGGCCGCTCGACGTGATCCTCCACCTCAAGGGCGAGGCCCGGGAGATCTACGCGGTGAGCCCGCCAGTGGCGCGCGGCGACGTCCGGGCCCATCTCGCCGCGCCCGAGGCCGAGGCGAGCGGCTTCGCCTTCGACCTCGACCTCGACCTCCACGACCTGCACCCGGGCGCCTACGCGGTCCGCCTGCTGCAGATCTACGACGGCGTCGTCGCCGATCTCGGCCCCCTCGGGGAGATCGCGGTGACGCGCGGCGCGGCGCAGGCGGGCGCCCGAGACCCTGCCCGTGGTGAGGCGCCCGGAGCCGAGCCGGATCCCGACCCGACGCGCGGGGCCGGACAGGTCCGCACGGTCCGGGGCGACGGCGCGATCACCCGCGCCGATCCCGGCGGCGCCTCGGCGCCGGGCGGGTCGCTCGGCCTGGAGGGCTGGGCGGCGGACCGGGCCGGGCGGCGGGTGCTGCCGGACGTCGCCCTCGGCCTCCTGCGGCCGGGCGCGACCCCGGTCTGGATCCGGGCGGCGCGCTGCCGGGCGCCCGCCGCCCTCACCGCCGCCGACCCGCTCCTCGCCTTCGGGGGCTTCCGGGCGCAGATCTCCCCGGGCTTCGCGCCGCCCGGCCTGTACCGGGTCGTCGTCGCCCAGTCGGACCGCCGCGAGACCCTGCTGCACGAGACCGGACAGGCCGTGCTGATCCGCCCCGATCGCGTCGTGGGCCCTTGCGAGACGGCGCCCGTCGCCGAGGAGCCCGACCACGCGCCGCCGGAGCACCGGATCGCCCTCGACGAGGTCGAGACCGGGCCGGGCGACGCACCGGAGGGCGACCGCCACCTCTACCTGCGCGGCTGGGCCTGGGTGCCGGCCTTGGGCGGCGCGGACCGGGTCGCGCTCGACCTCGTGGGGGCGCAGGGCGCGCTCCGCGCCGGGCTCTCCCGGATGCGCCGCGACGACGTCGCCGCGCATCTCGGCGTGGCCGAGGCGGCGTGGGCGGGCTTCGAGGCCCTGGTGCCCTGCGGGGCGCTGCCGCCCGGCCGCTACGCGGCACGGCTGCGCTACGGCGCCGGCCCGGACGCGGTCCTGCTGCCCCTCGACCTCGTCCTCGACCTCGCCCTGCCGCTCGCGGCCTGA
- a CDS encoding FkbM family methyltransferase — protein sequence MTISVHKARHGLLAHYAEDRVIGQSLRHYGEWAEEEIHLVSHFVRPGDVVLDIGANVGSHAVAFGRMVGESGRVIAIEGQSRASDVLALNIRLNGMDRITRIEGLIGRETRVMRLDAGAQDGADNLGCVSFRGVVGAPETERPALPVPLFTADCLALPACRLMKIDVEGMELDVLLGATGTLARHRPVIYFEQTSPVNFAEIVALLRDAGYGLRWHVANPFNRRNANGYPLNIFGGTCEVNVLAVPQDHVWTPPPGLDLPPVEGDRYDPPPSPTGLDGWSLPEDAYAGLPPVLHRAMIALPEPEGFVSRHDHEQLELRFRDLERDRIKAQEIMDHQARIIAEAQASARVAAGLPGELEPA from the coding sequence ATGACCATCAGCGTCCACAAGGCCCGGCACGGGCTCCTCGCGCACTACGCCGAGGACCGCGTCATCGGCCAATCCCTGCGCCATTACGGCGAGTGGGCCGAGGAGGAGATCCACCTCGTCTCGCACTTCGTCCGGCCCGGCGACGTCGTGCTCGATATCGGGGCGAATGTCGGCAGCCACGCGGTCGCGTTCGGCCGGATGGTCGGCGAGAGCGGCCGGGTGATCGCCATCGAGGGGCAATCCCGGGCGAGCGACGTGCTCGCGCTCAACATCCGCCTCAACGGGATGGACCGGATCACCCGGATCGAGGGGCTGATCGGGCGCGAAACCCGGGTGATGCGCCTCGACGCCGGCGCGCAGGACGGCGCCGACAATCTCGGCTGCGTGTCGTTCCGCGGCGTCGTCGGCGCGCCGGAGACCGAGCGGCCCGCCCTGCCGGTCCCGCTCTTCACGGCCGACTGCCTCGCCCTGCCGGCCTGCCGGCTGATGAAGATCGACGTCGAGGGGATGGAACTCGACGTGCTGCTCGGCGCGACGGGCACCCTCGCCCGCCACCGGCCGGTGATCTACTTCGAGCAGACGAGCCCAGTGAATTTTGCCGAGATCGTCGCCCTGCTGCGCGACGCCGGCTACGGCCTGCGCTGGCACGTCGCCAACCCGTTCAACCGGCGAAACGCCAACGGCTATCCTCTCAACATCTTCGGCGGCACCTGCGAGGTCAACGTGCTGGCCGTCCCGCAGGACCACGTCTGGACGCCCCCGCCGGGCCTCGACCTGCCGCCGGTCGAGGGCGACCGCTACGACCCGCCGCCGAGCCCGACCGGCCTCGACGGCTGGAGCCTGCCGGAGGACGCCTATGCCGGCCTGCCCCCGGTACTCCACCGCGCGATGATCGCGCTGCCGGAGCCGGAGGGCTTCGTGTCCCGGCACGATCACGAGCAGCTCGAGCTGCGCTTCCGCGACCTCGAGCGCGACCGGATCAAGGCGCAGGAGATCATGGATCACCAGGCCCGGATCATCGCCGAGGCACAGGCGTCGGCGCGGGTCGCTGCCGGCCTCCCCGGGGAGCTCGAGCCCGCATGA
- a CDS encoding GSCFA domain-containing protein → MKHPYEQAPPYTKWRHAVAAPAPGAVDPGIGFPFRLSHRDRVATAGSCFAQHIGRALRARGFSHYVTETPHPFVANVAASCAYDQFSARYGNVYTSRQMLQLVRRALGLFTPADRAWAGPQGGWHDPYRPTVQPGGFLSVEELETDRARHLACVRRLIEGLDYLVFTLGLTEAWVSAVDGAAYPLCPGVAAGRFDPAQHLFVNLGVDEIVADVEAFLALITAVNPAARLILTVSPVALAATAEDRHVLSSNTYSKAVLRVAAEILARRHPETIGYFPSYEIITGIQSRGAYLLDDLRSVSDEGVAQVMASFARNATREAEPAPAAAPPVPRPDGLFRDLARLIAAECDEAMLGA, encoded by the coding sequence ATGAAGCACCCCTACGAGCAGGCGCCGCCCTACACCAAGTGGCGCCACGCCGTGGCCGCGCCGGCGCCCGGGGCCGTCGATCCGGGAATCGGCTTCCCGTTCCGCCTAAGCCACCGGGACCGGGTCGCCACGGCGGGGAGCTGCTTTGCCCAGCATATCGGGCGCGCTCTGCGCGCCCGCGGCTTCTCGCACTACGTCACCGAGACCCCCCACCCCTTCGTCGCCAACGTGGCGGCATCCTGCGCCTACGACCAGTTCTCGGCCCGCTACGGCAACGTCTACACCTCGCGGCAGATGCTGCAGCTCGTCCGGCGGGCGCTCGGCCTGTTTACGCCCGCCGACCGCGCCTGGGCCGGGCCGCAGGGCGGCTGGCACGATCCCTACCGCCCGACCGTGCAGCCCGGCGGGTTCCTGTCGGTCGAGGAGCTGGAGACCGACCGGGCGCGGCACCTCGCCTGCGTGCGCCGCCTGATCGAGGGGCTCGACTATCTCGTCTTCACCCTCGGGCTCACCGAGGCCTGGGTCTCGGCGGTCGACGGCGCGGCCTACCCGCTCTGCCCGGGCGTCGCCGCCGGCCGGTTCGATCCGGCGCAGCACCTGTTCGTCAATCTCGGGGTCGACGAGATCGTGGCCGACGTCGAGGCGTTCCTGGCGCTGATCACCGCGGTCAACCCGGCCGCCCGGCTGATCCTCACCGTGTCGCCGGTGGCGCTGGCGGCGACGGCCGAGGACCGGCACGTGCTTTCCTCCAACACCTATTCCAAGGCGGTCCTGCGGGTCGCGGCGGAGATCCTGGCGCGCCGGCACCCGGAGACGATCGGCTACTTCCCGTCCTACGAGATCATCACCGGCATCCAGAGCCGCGGGGCCTACCTGCTCGACGACCTGCGCTCGGTGAGCGACGAGGGCGTGGCGCAGGTCATGGCGAGCTTTGCCCGCAACGCCACCCGGGAGGCCGAGCCGGCGCCTGCCGCCGCCCCGCCCGTCCCACGGCCGGACGGCCTGTTTCGCGACCTCGCCCGCCTGATCGCGGCCGAATGCGACGAGGCGATGCTCGGCGCCTGA